The following coding sequences lie in one Arachis ipaensis cultivar K30076 chromosome B05, Araip1.1, whole genome shotgun sequence genomic window:
- the LOC107643412 gene encoding homeobox-leucine zipper protein ATHB-20, whose protein sequence is MASGKLYGGSSMSLLLQNESRLPSSSQVLDSLWLHTSDPSSFQGSKNMVVDFENGRGSSIRDRSFFQQGLIEKEDNNNNGCDDDYDPSCFQQTGSNGGNSKKRRLTSEQVQFLERSFEMENKLEPERKVQLAKELGLQPRQVAIWFQNRRARFKTKQLEKEYGALKASFDKLKGDYESLLQQNDKLKQEVNALRNKLIPRDKEDENCSSDEKSSPQDVDTINSNHNKEEDEPIMMELMISNSTSNENGSKMPLPHPIILTCKQEDANSAKSDVLDDSADSPHCTNNGNHHHHHHHFSSFMEEEPADSDDFSQDDDDNLSENLLTLPCLPKVEDNDACYHEQNENTCGFGFPVEDQTFCFWPY, encoded by the exons ATGGCGAGTGGCAAGCTTTATGGGGGTTCCAGCATGTCCCTTCTGCTCCAAAACGAGAGTAGACTTCCCTCTTCATCTCAAGTTCTTGACTCTCTTTGGCTTCACACCTCTGACCCTTCTTCTTTCCAAG GTTCAAAAAACATGGTTGTTGATTTTGAGAATGGAAGAGGAAGCAGCATAAGAGACAGAAGCTTCTTCCAACAAGGGCTAATAGAAAAAGAAGACAATAATAATAACGGGTGTGATGACGATTATGACCCTTCATGCTTCCAACAAACGGGTAGTAACGGTGGTAACAGCAAGAAACGGAGGCTAACGAGCGAGCAGGTTCAGTTCCTGGAACGAAGCTTCGAGATGGAGAACAAGCTCGAACCCGAAAGAAAAGTTCAGCTTGCGAAAGAGCTTGGGTTGCAGCCAAGGCAAGTGGCGATTTGGTTCCAAAACCGAAGGGCAAGGTTCAAGACGAAGCAGCTTGAGAAAGAGTATGGTGCACTGAAAGCTAGCTTTGACAAACTCAAAGGTGACTATGAAAGTCTTCTTCAACAGAATGACAAGTTAAAACAAGAG GTGAATGCTCTTAGGAACAAGTTGATTCCTAGAGATAAAGAGGATGAGAATTGTTCTTCAGATGAAAAATCATCTCCACAGGATGTTGATACAATCAATTCAAACCACAACAAGGAGGAGGATGAGCCTATTATGATGGAATTGATGATCTCAAATTCAACCTCAAATGAAAATGGATCTAAGATGCCATTGCCACACCCAATCATTTTGACATGCAAGCAAGAAGATGCAAATTCAGCAAAAAGTGATGTCCTCGACGATTCGGCCGATAGTCCACATTGTACTAATAATggaaaccaccaccaccaccaccaccatttcTCGTCGTTCATGGAGGAGGAGCCGGCTGATTCGGATGATTTCTCGCAGGATGACGATGATAACCTTAGCGAAAACCTATTGACTCTTCCTTGTTTGCCTAAGGTTGAAGATAATGATGCATGCTACCATGAACAAAATGAGAACACTTGTGGTTTTGGTTTTCCAGTAGAAGACCAAACCTTTTGTTTCTGGCCttactaa